In Rutidosis leptorrhynchoides isolate AG116_Rl617_1_P2 chromosome 2, CSIRO_AGI_Rlap_v1, whole genome shotgun sequence, one genomic interval encodes:
- the LOC139888922 gene encoding uncharacterized protein codes for MRLASWNTHGLGNKSRGRMAGSFVTNFQIQFLAIQETMVKIVSQPILNEIWKQYAFEAIQVESDGRSGGLVSIWRSYFFSLINCWKCKHWIASVLRYIPSDNVVLIVNVYAPHLESSKRRVWEQLKNIACNWSGPICFLGDFNSVCTPDERCRESIDMNSIETFNDFILNASLIDQPLSNEEFTWEGPLGKMSRIDRVLLNSCWIDLWPDSILLAAKPDRSDHKPLVWGKKLVSWGTKLFRFNKAWFSKLGFLDMCFDNWANYPFNGWAAL; via the coding sequence ATGAGGCTAGCCTCATGGAATACCCACGGCCTCGGTAACAAATCAAGAGGGCGTATGGCGGGTTCTTTTGTTACGAACTTTCAAATTCAATTCTTAGCCATCCAAGAAACAATGGTTAAAATAGTGTCTCAACCAATTTTGAACGAAATTTGGAAACAATACGCTTTTGAAGCTATTCAAGTAGAATCGGATGGAAGGTCAGGTGGTTTGGTGTCAATATGGAGATCATATTTTTTCTCTTTAATTAATTGTTGGAAATGTAAACATTGGATTGCATCCGTTTTGAGGTACATTCCTTCTGATAATGTTGTTCTTATAGTAAACGTTTATGCTCCTCATTTAGAATCGAGTAAACGAAGGGTGTGGGAGCAATTGAAAAATATTGCGTGCAATTGGTCGGGTCCTATTTGTTTTCTAGGCGATTTTAATTCCGTTTGCACACCTGATGAAAGGTGTAGAGAATCAATTGATATGAATAGTATTGAAACATTCAACGATTTTATTCTTAATGCCAGTTTGATCGATCAACCCCTTTCAAACGAAGAGTTCACATGGGAAGGTCCACTTGGTAAGATGTCGCGTATTGACAGAGTCCTTTTAAATTCATGTTGGATCGATTTGTGGCCTGATTCTATTTTGTTAGCTGCCAAGCCTGATAGATCAGACCATAAACCACTTGTTTGGGGAAAAAAGTTAGTGTCTTGGGGCACAAAATTGTTTAGGTTCAACAAAGCTTGGTTTTCTAAACTTGGTTTCTTAGATATGTGTTTTGACAATTGGGCCAATTACCCGTTCAATGGGTGGGctgcattgtag
- the LOC139888923 gene encoding uncharacterized protein: MGTTWDGILEAGLIINNLGINLTDSFARTVNNGTHTRLWDDIWISNVRLADRFPRLYRLECNPRCLISDQRNISANNDLNGSFRWCWTRTPTGRTATELSELDNPLRTVTFRDDIDDGWKWKLNTNDQFRSSILTELINIKILSNDINSGTTLLNRLVPKKIEIFVWRARQSRLPTLCELNRRGIDLDSLLCLVCGNVIESVEHALFKCELSVKIWRCIFQWCIEPIPRDLNFQSMLQGKRIGLNPNDTSNTWQAIEWTTAHAIWSNRNQVVFKKKKMLCYIDLKRNSS, translated from the coding sequence ATGGGTACAACTTGGGATGGCATTCTAGAAGCAGGATTGATAATCAACAACTTGGGCATCAACCTCACTGATTCGTTTGCGAGGACTGTCAACAATGGAACACACACGCGGCTATGGGATGATATTTGGATCTCTAATGTTCGACTAGCAGACAGATTCCCCAGGCTGTATAGGCTCGAGTGCAACCCTCGTTGTTTGATTAGTGATCAACGTAATATCAGTGCAAATAATGATCTTAACGGATCCTTCAGGTGGTGCTGGACTAGAACTCCAACGGGGCGAACGGCAACTGAACTTAGCGAACTAGACAATCCCCTTCGGACTGTCACCTTTAGGGATGACATCGATGATGGTTGGAAGTGGAAATTAAACACGAATGACCAGTTTCGTTCATCTATTCTCACAGAGCTCATTAACATCAAAATCTTATCAAACGATATCAATTCGGGAACCACGTTATTGAACAGGCTCGTTCCAAAAAAGATCGAAATTTTTGTTTGGCGCGCGAGACAATCCCGGTTACCGACACTTTGTGAGCTAAATAGACGGGGTATTGACTTGGATTCACTACTATGTCTGGTTTGTGGAAACGTAATCGAATCGGTAGAGCATGCCCTCTTCAAATGTGAGTTATCGGTTAAAATTTGGAGGTGTATTTTTCAATGGTGCATTGAACCAATACCAAGGGACCTTAACTTTCAGTCCATGTTACAAGGAAAACGAATTGGTTTGAATCCGAACGACACTTCGAACACCTGGCAAGCAATAGAGTGGACAACCGCACACGCAATCTGGAGTAACCGAAACCAAGTCGTCTTCAAAAAGAAAAAAATGCTCTGCTACATCGATCTTAAACGAAATTCAAGTTAA